A part of Bifidobacteriaceae bacterium genomic DNA contains:
- a CDS encoding choice-of-anchor M domain-containing protein yields the protein MTPTRLRRDRTSTIRTTSLLSISALVLGGISFLSSTPAIADEPAAAVERAVVDSGWAFLDTTLVDGVPTLGLVRSEHSTTTNAAANPVSYDLDEVVVRIDDSHKTVLPSDDTLAGQSWREFGPAGAEVWETSSTTAFSSSSFPSSDFLVAGYNARGIPKSALSSGNDRVTIEVESFAGPGRWYSGAGSATVNTMSTSRLDSFTEGGTVSVPAANAGRHYWDFTAAGVYCISFTATVTLASATEPVTSQPGTLRIIVGEVENWETAACGSGEEEYVPPEIDLMDPANNWLLPNAHADVAAKLESDGSLGLHLRSGRWWEFANTIVFMSDATEVTIPEPTATRDYTFIAPAGSTVWRLSKAPIDYATWLGFSSEHISDADFERLLTWQLYGVAGIDGGAAPGEFVLGAEESLVAAGGSPIFSTRQGMPQALQMIPAAWAHRHASWDFTAPGVYCLDMGMSGRLPDGTPVSDRQVMTVVVGGDSLNPKSMQTCMQAGITATDTPSANTTLALDTDAPIVLRPESTSRTLTTMLRPTVSDGTLTVDLVVEDQLSGGTAYDPNDVVIPVRAPGDAGQQLGGSRPWDGSAGDRYWALNGAVGRVSLGWDATRLPTSAISGDLGWTMTEIAGGDLILSDNYTSVSHQPVFSSRAGYESYSYPIWPETRVEDPSWVFKSTGVYCVAFEWSGTAAGGASLGPVQKTLTFAVGVDPAKIIPCSWEGGGDQGGGDDDDPDPGEEVPDDWSQLPLSGRHVLDGGHVDIRSVLTASEHTVAVHDDNTQPATLRAVGEVTFSVPPAAEQTVPSAEFAFLGAEGDSVWTLPQTAQAGLVWPGWNLELGSGSTATGVRWVLDEVTGPGGFALYQSLSFGDVSVLLDSDDPENSAFEVSQHGHGNWAFTAEGVYCVDLTVSPVPAADGLDRAVTLLFGVGGVDPERVTPEQCGKTPAQIVGSEPTPDPAVPATPGQPGITTDGSTVSVTWTAPDDGGSAITGYTVVLAGAFGVPLVVAAAADATSVVFTEVPAGSWTATVAAVNSVGSSEPSSASNAVTVASAPEDPADPDPDPGPEPTVPAAPAAPSVVVDGDAVTVSWVAPDDGGSPLTGFTVSLLGGGNPLVRDVGGDATSARFAGVDPGAYRATVIAVNAVGASAASPESAPVTIEPTASEPGPGEPDPGETDPGDPDPGEPDPGETDPGDPGPGEPDPGEPGPGDLDPGEPGPGERDPGDPDPGDPDPGDPDPGDPDPEVAPVPEGELTDASRGGVDVPDAAAPGAQIVVTVPGRAGQRVRVWLHSAPVLLGTVTLDADGRVVVTIPAGTPLGDHRVVVQALDGSLVGWDGIVIRAASHPADPDPGDKALPVTGADVSWPLIGAVGLLLLGAFARIRAREHGARPANA from the coding sequence ATGACCCCAACCCGACTGCGGCGAGACCGCACCTCGACCATCCGAACCACCTCGCTCCTTTCGATCTCGGCACTCGTCCTCGGAGGCATCTCCTTCCTTAGCAGCACACCGGCCATCGCCGACGAACCCGCTGCGGCGGTGGAGCGGGCGGTGGTGGATTCGGGTTGGGCGTTCCTGGATACGACGTTGGTCGATGGTGTGCCGACGCTTGGGCTGGTGCGCAGCGAGCACTCGACGACGACGAACGCGGCGGCGAACCCGGTTTCCTATGACCTGGACGAGGTCGTGGTGCGGATCGACGACTCGCACAAGACGGTGCTGCCGAGTGACGACACGCTGGCGGGGCAGAGCTGGCGGGAGTTCGGCCCAGCAGGCGCGGAGGTCTGGGAGACTTCGAGCACCACGGCGTTCAGCTCATCGTCCTTCCCCTCTAGCGACTTCCTGGTGGCCGGCTACAACGCACGAGGGATCCCGAAGTCCGCTTTGTCGTCGGGCAACGATCGGGTGACGATCGAGGTCGAGTCGTTCGCCGGGCCTGGCCGCTGGTATTCCGGCGCCGGCTCTGCGACCGTCAACACGATGTCGACCAGTCGCCTGGACAGCTTCACCGAAGGCGGAACGGTGTCGGTTCCGGCGGCGAATGCCGGTCGACACTACTGGGACTTCACCGCGGCCGGGGTCTACTGCATCAGTTTCACCGCGACCGTGACGCTCGCCAGCGCGACCGAGCCGGTGACCAGCCAGCCCGGAACCCTGCGCATCATCGTCGGCGAGGTCGAGAACTGGGAAACCGCCGCCTGCGGCAGCGGCGAGGAGGAGTACGTTCCGCCGGAGATCGATCTCATGGACCCGGCGAACAACTGGCTGCTTCCGAATGCGCACGCCGATGTCGCGGCCAAGCTCGAGAGCGACGGCTCGCTCGGTCTGCATCTTCGCAGCGGTCGTTGGTGGGAGTTCGCCAACACGATCGTATTCATGTCCGACGCGACCGAAGTCACAATTCCAGAGCCGACCGCGACCCGTGACTATACCTTCATCGCCCCAGCAGGGTCGACGGTCTGGCGACTGTCCAAGGCTCCGATCGACTATGCGACGTGGCTCGGGTTTTCGTCCGAGCACATCAGCGACGCCGACTTCGAGCGACTGCTGACCTGGCAACTCTATGGCGTGGCGGGAATCGACGGTGGCGCCGCGCCCGGCGAGTTCGTGCTCGGTGCTGAAGAGTCCCTTGTCGCGGCCGGCGGTAGTCCCATTTTCTCGACCAGGCAAGGCATGCCGCAGGCGCTCCAGATGATCCCGGCCGCCTGGGCGCACAGGCACGCCTCATGGGACTTCACCGCGCCGGGGGTCTACTGCCTCGACATGGGGATGAGCGGCCGCCTGCCGGATGGCACGCCGGTGAGCGACCGCCAGGTGATGACAGTCGTCGTCGGCGGCGACAGCCTCAATCCGAAGTCCATGCAGACCTGCATGCAGGCTGGCATCACCGCGACCGACACCCCGAGCGCCAACACCACGCTGGCCCTCGACACGGATGCCCCCATTGTGCTCCGACCCGAGAGCACGTCGCGAACCCTTACGACGATGCTGAGGCCGACCGTGAGCGACGGCACGCTGACGGTGGATCTCGTCGTCGAGGACCAGTTGAGCGGCGGAACCGCCTACGATCCGAACGATGTCGTGATCCCAGTCCGCGCGCCCGGAGATGCGGGTCAACAACTGGGGGGCTCACGCCCGTGGGACGGGTCTGCTGGTGATCGCTACTGGGCGCTCAACGGTGCCGTCGGTCGGGTTTCGCTCGGCTGGGATGCGACTAGGCTCCCGACGAGCGCCATTAGTGGCGACCTTGGCTGGACGATGACTGAGATCGCCGGCGGGGATCTCATCCTCAGCGACAACTACACGTCGGTGTCTCATCAGCCGGTCTTCAGCAGCCGTGCTGGATACGAATCGTATTCCTACCCGATCTGGCCGGAGACACGGGTTGAGGATCCTTCGTGGGTCTTCAAGTCAACCGGGGTGTATTGCGTCGCCTTCGAGTGGTCAGGCACTGCGGCCGGCGGCGCTTCGCTGGGGCCGGTGCAGAAGACGTTGACCTTCGCCGTGGGCGTCGATCCCGCCAAGATCATCCCGTGCTCGTGGGAGGGTGGCGGCGATCAGGGCGGCGGAGATGATGACGACCCCGACCCGGGCGAGGAGGTGCCGGACGATTGGTCGCAGCTCCCGCTGTCCGGGCGGCATGTGCTCGACGGCGGTCACGTCGACATTCGTTCCGTGTTGACTGCGAGCGAGCACACCGTGGCGGTGCATGACGACAACACCCAGCCTGCGACGCTGCGCGCGGTCGGCGAGGTGACATTCTCGGTGCCGCCGGCGGCCGAGCAGACGGTCCCCAGCGCCGAGTTTGCGTTCCTGGGAGCAGAAGGCGACTCTGTGTGGACTCTGCCGCAGACCGCGCAGGCGGGCCTGGTTTGGCCGGGCTGGAACCTGGAACTCGGTTCGGGCTCGACGGCGACCGGTGTGCGGTGGGTCTTGGACGAGGTCACCGGTCCGGGTGGGTTCGCGCTCTATCAAAGCCTCAGCTTCGGTGATGTCTCGGTGCTGCTCGACAGCGACGATCCAGAGAACAGCGCGTTCGAGGTCAGTCAGCACGGGCACGGGAACTGGGCGTTCACTGCCGAGGGGGTCTACTGCGTCGACCTGACGGTATCCCCGGTTCCTGCCGCCGATGGCCTGGACCGAGCGGTCACGCTGCTGTTCGGCGTCGGCGGCGTCGACCCGGAGCGGGTCACGCCGGAGCAGTGCGGTAAAACTCCCGCGCAGATCGTCGGGTCAGAGCCCACGCCGGACCCGGCTGTGCCGGCCACACCAGGCCAGCCAGGTATCACCACAGACGGCTCCACCGTGTCGGTGACCTGGACGGCGCCCGATGACGGCGGTTCCGCGATCACCGGCTACACGGTGGTGCTTGCCGGCGCGTTCGGGGTCCCGTTGGTGGTGGCGGCGGCCGCGGACGCGACGTCGGTTGTGTTCACTGAAGTGCCTGCCGGTTCTTGGACGGCGACGGTGGCGGCCGTGAACTCGGTTGGGTCCTCGGAGCCGTCGTCGGCGTCCAACGCGGTCACGGTCGCCTCGGCCCCAGAAGACCCAGCAGACCCGGACCCGGACCCTGGCCCTGAGCCGACCGTGCCGGCGGCGCCGGCGGCGCCTAGTGTGGTTGTGGACGGGGATGCGGTGACTGTTAGTTGGGTCGCTCCGGACGATGGGGGTTCCCCGTTGACCGGGTTCACTGTGAGCCTTCTGGGCGGAGGTAACCCGCTGGTGCGGGATGTGGGCGGGGATGCCACCTCGGCCCGGTTCGCCGGTGTTGATCCGGGCGCCTACCGTGCCACGGTGATCGCGGTCAACGCCGTCGGCGCGTCGGCGGCTTCCCCCGAATCAGCGCCGGTGACAATCGAACCCACCGCCTCAGAACCCGGTCCCGGCGAACCCGACCCAGGCGAAACAGACCCTGGTGACCCCGATCCCGGCGAACCCGACCCAGGCGAAACAGACCCTGGTGACCCTGGTCCCGGTGAGCCTGATCCCGGCGAGCCCGGTCCCGGTGACCTTGACCCCGGTGAGCCCGGTCCCGGCGAGCGCGATCCTGGCGACCCTGACCCTGGTGACCCTGACCCTGGTGACCCTGACCCTGGTGACCCTGATCCGGAGGTGGCTCCGGTGCCTGAGGGCGAGTTGACGGATGCGTCGCGCGGTGGGGTGGACGTGCCGGACGCGGCGGCGCCTGGTGCCCAGATTGTGGTCACGGTGCCCGGGCGCGCAGGCCAGCGGGTGCGGGTGTGGCTGCATTCGGCCCCGGTTCTGTTGGGCACGGTCACGTTGGACGCGGATGGCCGGGTGGTGGTGACCATCCCGGCTGGCACGCCGCTAGGCGACCACCGGGTCGTGGTGCAGGCGCTGGACGGCTCCCTGGTCGGGTGGGACGGCATCGTGATCCGCGCGGCCTCCCATCCGGCCGACCCGGACCCGGGCGACAAGGCGCTTCCCGTGACGGGCGCGGACGTGAGCTGGCCGCTGATCGGGGCGGTCGGGCTGTTGCTGCTCGGAGCGTTCGCGCGGATCAGGGCGCGCGAACACGGCGCCCGCCCGGCGAACGCCTGA